Proteins from a genomic interval of Anolis sagrei isolate rAnoSag1 chromosome 1, rAnoSag1.mat, whole genome shotgun sequence:
- the LOC132761984 gene encoding small ribosomal subunit protein uS19-like, with translation MAKVKQKKKRTSQKFTYRGVDLEQLLDMSYCSLVQLYRACQRHRKQHSLLKRLRKAKKEAPLMEKPKVVKTHLRDMIILPEMVGSMVGIYNGKTFNQVEIKPEMIGDYLGEFSITYKPVKHGRPRIGATHSSHFIPLGSSDVCSGISIGL, from the exons atggcaaaagtgaagcagaagaagaagcggACCTCCCAGAAGTTCACGTACCGGGGCGTTGATCTGGAACAGCTCCTCGACATGTCttattgttct CTAGTGCAGCTCTACAGAGCCTGCCAGCGCCATCGCAAGCAGCACTCCCTTCTGAAGCGCCTGCGTAAGGCCAAGAAGGAGGCCCCGTTGATGGAAAAGCCCAAGGTGGTCAAGACCCACCTGCGAGACATGATCATCCTCCCCGAGATGGTGGGCAGCATGGTGGGAATCTACAATGGGAAGACCTTCAACCAGGTGGAGATCAAGCCTGAGATGATTGGCGACTACCTGGGGGAGTTCTCCATCACCTACAAGCCAGTGAAGCACGGCCGGCCAAGAATTGGGGCCACCCACTCATCTCACTTCATCCCTCTTGG